Proteins encoded within one genomic window of Oncorhynchus tshawytscha isolate Ot180627B linkage group LG02, Otsh_v2.0, whole genome shotgun sequence:
- the LOC112244882 gene encoding mucin-3A isoform X7, translating to MILFIPDMAGRLFLLILLFDTFQFLKAKDLPQPSLTVIPAVIKERDSVQLNCQTPPPVFECYFKIEGKVEFTLSSPCQQTLTGTLLVRWTGQSSPAEVKIQCQYSAKGSQFRSIYSEPSTVTITDLPQLTVSSTVIRETESVQLSCETPPSLPVSHCYFNIEGGENPPDSSCTQTITGTELLKRSGPTFPAVVKVTCYYTVWKSHTSPFSDPVSVTVQDPKPDITVHFDEDFNIICLIPGSVSPDTTCNLYVGEESQPSFTAKIMKRKATSASKQWFCQFTPKHSDLISRLQSVRRKEVSCDYRLSSGPNSLSPRSDGYSFTVSLTPGPRSTLPPSTTASPTEDTTVTPSTSLTSPLTPSRAVNPSSDPMMCFASGSTVCSTLTTDTPASPTERGQSSTESEVESNSQESILLGQLWQAAVGVASGMGVFLVGLTAVCLCRRTKKTNSQRPTARQDDHRQYDLVSMGAVSSGVMVDSGDAGNDSQITSVLSMFMPSGPVDVDTQAFANEHSDTYHIYSSIPDRPASSAQSDGLYSLLQTH from the exons ATGATATTGTTCATCCCTGATATGGCTGGTCGTCTGTTTTTGCTCATCCTCCTTTTCG ATACCTTCCAGTTCCTCAAAGCCAAAG ATCTTCCTCAGCCCAGTCTAACAGTGATTCCTGCCGTCATCAAAGAGAGAGACTCAGTTCAGCTGAACTGTCAGACTCCTCCACCTGTCTTTGAGTGTTACTTCAAAATAGAGGGGAAAGTAGAATTCACCCTTTCATCACCCTGTCAACAGACACTCACAGGAACACTACTGGTGAGGTGGACAGGTCAGAGTTCACCAGCTGAGGTCAAAATCCAATGTCAGTACAGTGCTAAAGGTTCACAGTTTAGATCCATATACAGTGAGCCGTCAACAGTCACAATTACGG ACCTTCCCCAGCTGACAGTGAGTTCTACAGTCATCAGAGAGACAGAATCAGTTCAGCTCAGTTGTGagactcctccatctctccctgtgtctcactgTTACTTCAacatagaggggggagagaatcCTCCAGACTCATCCTGTACTCAGACAATAACAGGAACTGAGCTGCTCAAGAGGTCTGGTCCAACATTTCCAGCTGTGGTCAAAGTGACGTGTTACTACACTGTATGGAAGTCTCACACATCTCCTTTTAGTGACCCTGTCTCAGTCACTGTTCAGG ATCCAAAACCAGACATTACAGTACATTTTGATGAGGACTTCAACATCATCTGTTTGATTCCTGGATCCGTCAGTCCTGACACTACCTGTAACCTGTATGTTGGAGAGGAGAGTCAGCCATCCTTCACAGCAAAGATCATGAAGAGAAAAGCCACCTCAGCATCCAAACAGTGGTTCTGTCAATTCACTCCAAAACATAGTGATCTGATCAGTCGTCTACAGTCAGTGAGGCGTAAGGAGGTGAGCTGTGACTACAGATTGAGCTCAGgaccaaactctctctctccacgcagTGATGGGTACAGCTTTACAG TGAGTTTGACTCCAGGTCCTAGATCTACTTTGCCGCCCAGCACGACAGCGAGTCCTACAGAAG acaccacagtgaCACCATCTACCA GTTTGACCTCCCCTTTGACTCCGAGCAGGGCAGTGAATCCTTCATCAG ATCCAATGATGTGCTTTGCATCAGGGTCGACTGTTTGCTCTACTTTGACCACTGACACCCCAGCGAGTCCAACTGAAA GAGGTCAAAGCTCCACAGAAAGTGAAGTGGAATCAAACAGTCAAGAAAGCATTCTGT TGGGGCAATTATGGCAGGCAGCAGTGGGTGTGGCTTCTGGAATGGGCGTGTTCCTGGTAGGATTGAcagctgtctgtctctgcagGAGGACCA AGAAAACCAATTCTCAGAG acctacagccagacaggatgatcacagaCAAT ATGATTTGGTGTCTATGGGAGCGGTGAGCAGTGGAGTCATG gtGGATTCAGGAGATGCTGGAAACGATTCTCAGATCACTTCTGTACTGTCCATGTTCATGCCCTCAG gtcccgttgatgtggatacaCAGGCATTTGCAAATGAACAT TCTGATACGTACCACATATACAGCTCAATCCCCGACAGACCAGCATCCTCAGCCCAGTCTGATGGGCTGTACAGCCTTCTGCAGACACACTGA
- the LOC112244882 gene encoding mucin-2 isoform X2, whose product MILFIPDMAGRLFLLILLFDTFQFLKAKDLPQPSLTVIPAVIKERDSVQLNCQTPPPVFECYFKIEGKVEFTLSSPCQQTLTGTLLVRWTGQSSPAEVKIQCQYSAKGSQFRSIYSEPSTVTITDLPQLTVSSTVIRETESVQLSCETPPSLPVSHCYFNIEGGENPPDSSCTQTITGTELLKRSGPTFPAVVKVTCYYTVWKSHTSPFSDPVSVTVQDPKPDITVHFDEDFNIICLIPGSVSPDTTCNLYVGEESQPSFTAKIMKRKATSASKQWFCQFTPKHSDLISRLQSVRRKEVSCDYRLSSGPNSLSPRSDGYSFTDLVGVHISDSTTIQTPSIAVSLTPGPRSTLPPSTTASPTEVSTVTCTFTPDTTVTPSTSLTSPLTPSRAVNPSSGSTVCSTLTTDTPASPTERGQSSTESEVESNSQESILLGQLWQAAVGVASGMGVFLVGLTAVCLCRRTKKTNSQRPTARQDDHRQYDLVSMGAVSSGVMVDSGDAGNDSQITSVLSMFMPSGPVDVDTQAFANEHSDTYHIYSSIPDRPASSAQSDGLYSLLQTH is encoded by the exons ATGATATTGTTCATCCCTGATATGGCTGGTCGTCTGTTTTTGCTCATCCTCCTTTTCG ATACCTTCCAGTTCCTCAAAGCCAAAG ATCTTCCTCAGCCCAGTCTAACAGTGATTCCTGCCGTCATCAAAGAGAGAGACTCAGTTCAGCTGAACTGTCAGACTCCTCCACCTGTCTTTGAGTGTTACTTCAAAATAGAGGGGAAAGTAGAATTCACCCTTTCATCACCCTGTCAACAGACACTCACAGGAACACTACTGGTGAGGTGGACAGGTCAGAGTTCACCAGCTGAGGTCAAAATCCAATGTCAGTACAGTGCTAAAGGTTCACAGTTTAGATCCATATACAGTGAGCCGTCAACAGTCACAATTACGG ACCTTCCCCAGCTGACAGTGAGTTCTACAGTCATCAGAGAGACAGAATCAGTTCAGCTCAGTTGTGagactcctccatctctccctgtgtctcactgTTACTTCAacatagaggggggagagaatcCTCCAGACTCATCCTGTACTCAGACAATAACAGGAACTGAGCTGCTCAAGAGGTCTGGTCCAACATTTCCAGCTGTGGTCAAAGTGACGTGTTACTACACTGTATGGAAGTCTCACACATCTCCTTTTAGTGACCCTGTCTCAGTCACTGTTCAGG ATCCAAAACCAGACATTACAGTACATTTTGATGAGGACTTCAACATCATCTGTTTGATTCCTGGATCCGTCAGTCCTGACACTACCTGTAACCTGTATGTTGGAGAGGAGAGTCAGCCATCCTTCACAGCAAAGATCATGAAGAGAAAAGCCACCTCAGCATCCAAACAGTGGTTCTGTCAATTCACTCCAAAACATAGTGATCTGATCAGTCGTCTACAGTCAGTGAGGCGTAAGGAGGTGAGCTGTGACTACAGATTGAGCTCAGgaccaaactctctctctccacgcagTGATGGGTACAGCTTTACAG ATCTGGTGGGAGTTCACATCAGTGATTCAACAACTATACAGACACCTTCTATAGCAG TGAGTTTGACTCCAGGTCCTAGATCTACTTTGCCGCCCAGCACGACAGCGAGTCCTACAGAAG TTTCAACTGTTACTTGTACTTTTaccccagacaccacagtgaCACCATCTACCA GTTTGACCTCCCCTTTGACTCCGAGCAGGGCAGTGAATCCTTCATCAG GGTCGACTGTTTGCTCTACTTTGACCACTGACACCCCAGCGAGTCCAACTGAAA GAGGTCAAAGCTCCACAGAAAGTGAAGTGGAATCAAACAGTCAAGAAAGCATTCTGT TGGGGCAATTATGGCAGGCAGCAGTGGGTGTGGCTTCTGGAATGGGCGTGTTCCTGGTAGGATTGAcagctgtctgtctctgcagGAGGACCA AGAAAACCAATTCTCAGAG acctacagccagacaggatgatcacagaCAAT ATGATTTGGTGTCTATGGGAGCGGTGAGCAGTGGAGTCATG gtGGATTCAGGAGATGCTGGAAACGATTCTCAGATCACTTCTGTACTGTCCATGTTCATGCCCTCAG gtcccgttgatgtggatacaCAGGCATTTGCAAATGAACAT TCTGATACGTACCACATATACAGCTCAATCCCCGACAGACCAGCATCCTCAGCCCAGTCTGATGGGCTGTACAGCCTTCTGCAGACACACTGA
- the LOC112244882 gene encoding mucin-3A isoform X6, with translation MILFIPDMAGRLFLLILLFDTFQFLKAKDLPQPSLTVIPAVIKERDSVQLNCQTPPPVFECYFKIEGKVEFTLSSPCQQTLTGTLLVRWTGQSSPAEVKIQCQYSAKGSQFRSIYSEPSTVTITDLPQLTVSSTVIRETESVQLSCETPPSLPVSHCYFNIEGGENPPDSSCTQTITGTELLKRSGPTFPAVVKVTCYYTVWKSHTSPFSDPVSVTVQDPKPDITVHFDEDFNIICLIPGSVSPDTTCNLYVGEESQPSFTAKIMKRKATSASKQWFCQFTPKHSDLISRLQSVRRKEVSCDYRLSSGPNSLSPRSDGYSFTDLVGVHISDSTTIQTPSIAVSLTPGPRSTLPPSTTASPTEVSTVTCTFTPDTTVTPSTRSTVCSTLTTDTPASPTERGQSSTESEVESNSQESILLGQLWQAAVGVASGMGVFLVGLTAVCLCRRTKKTNSQRPTARQDDHRQYDLVSMGAVSSGVMVDSGDAGNDSQITSVLSMFMPSGPVDVDTQAFANEHSDTYHIYSSIPDRPASSAQSDGLYSLLQTH, from the exons ATGATATTGTTCATCCCTGATATGGCTGGTCGTCTGTTTTTGCTCATCCTCCTTTTCG ATACCTTCCAGTTCCTCAAAGCCAAAG ATCTTCCTCAGCCCAGTCTAACAGTGATTCCTGCCGTCATCAAAGAGAGAGACTCAGTTCAGCTGAACTGTCAGACTCCTCCACCTGTCTTTGAGTGTTACTTCAAAATAGAGGGGAAAGTAGAATTCACCCTTTCATCACCCTGTCAACAGACACTCACAGGAACACTACTGGTGAGGTGGACAGGTCAGAGTTCACCAGCTGAGGTCAAAATCCAATGTCAGTACAGTGCTAAAGGTTCACAGTTTAGATCCATATACAGTGAGCCGTCAACAGTCACAATTACGG ACCTTCCCCAGCTGACAGTGAGTTCTACAGTCATCAGAGAGACAGAATCAGTTCAGCTCAGTTGTGagactcctccatctctccctgtgtctcactgTTACTTCAacatagaggggggagagaatcCTCCAGACTCATCCTGTACTCAGACAATAACAGGAACTGAGCTGCTCAAGAGGTCTGGTCCAACATTTCCAGCTGTGGTCAAAGTGACGTGTTACTACACTGTATGGAAGTCTCACACATCTCCTTTTAGTGACCCTGTCTCAGTCACTGTTCAGG ATCCAAAACCAGACATTACAGTACATTTTGATGAGGACTTCAACATCATCTGTTTGATTCCTGGATCCGTCAGTCCTGACACTACCTGTAACCTGTATGTTGGAGAGGAGAGTCAGCCATCCTTCACAGCAAAGATCATGAAGAGAAAAGCCACCTCAGCATCCAAACAGTGGTTCTGTCAATTCACTCCAAAACATAGTGATCTGATCAGTCGTCTACAGTCAGTGAGGCGTAAGGAGGTGAGCTGTGACTACAGATTGAGCTCAGgaccaaactctctctctccacgcagTGATGGGTACAGCTTTACAG ATCTGGTGGGAGTTCACATCAGTGATTCAACAACTATACAGACACCTTCTATAGCAG TGAGTTTGACTCCAGGTCCTAGATCTACTTTGCCGCCCAGCACGACAGCGAGTCCTACAGAAG TTTCAACTGTTACTTGTACTTTTaccccagacaccacagtgaCACCATCTACCA GGTCGACTGTTTGCTCTACTTTGACCACTGACACCCCAGCGAGTCCAACTGAAA GAGGTCAAAGCTCCACAGAAAGTGAAGTGGAATCAAACAGTCAAGAAAGCATTCTGT TGGGGCAATTATGGCAGGCAGCAGTGGGTGTGGCTTCTGGAATGGGCGTGTTCCTGGTAGGATTGAcagctgtctgtctctgcagGAGGACCA AGAAAACCAATTCTCAGAG acctacagccagacaggatgatcacagaCAAT ATGATTTGGTGTCTATGGGAGCGGTGAGCAGTGGAGTCATG gtGGATTCAGGAGATGCTGGAAACGATTCTCAGATCACTTCTGTACTGTCCATGTTCATGCCCTCAG gtcccgttgatgtggatacaCAGGCATTTGCAAATGAACAT TCTGATACGTACCACATATACAGCTCAATCCCCGACAGACCAGCATCCTCAGCCCAGTCTGATGGGCTGTACAGCCTTCTGCAGACACACTGA
- the LOC112244882 gene encoding mucin-3A isoform X3, producing MILFIPDMAGRLFLLILLFDTFQFLKAKDLPQPSLTVIPAVIKERDSVQLNCQTPPPVFECYFKIEGKVEFTLSSPCQQTLTGTLLVRWTGQSSPAEVKIQCQYSAKGSQFRSIYSEPSTVTITDLPQLTVSSTVIRETESVQLSCETPPSLPVSHCYFNIEGGENPPDSSCTQTITGTELLKRSGPTFPAVVKVTCYYTVWKSHTSPFSDPVSVTVQDPKPDITVHFDEDFNIICLIPGSVSPDTTCNLYVGEESQPSFTAKIMKRKATSASKQWFCQFTPKHSDLISRLQSVRRKEVSCDYRLSSGPNSLSPRSDGYSFTDLVGVHISDSTTIQTPSIAVSLTPGPRSTLPPSTTASPTEDTTVTPSTSLTSPLTPSRAVNPSSDPMMCFASGSTVCSTLTTDTPASPTERGQSSTESEVESNSQESILLGQLWQAAVGVASGMGVFLVGLTAVCLCRRTKKTNSQRPTARQDDHRQYDLVSMGAVSSGVMVDSGDAGNDSQITSVLSMFMPSGPVDVDTQAFANEHSDTYHIYSSIPDRPASSAQSDGLYSLLQTH from the exons ATGATATTGTTCATCCCTGATATGGCTGGTCGTCTGTTTTTGCTCATCCTCCTTTTCG ATACCTTCCAGTTCCTCAAAGCCAAAG ATCTTCCTCAGCCCAGTCTAACAGTGATTCCTGCCGTCATCAAAGAGAGAGACTCAGTTCAGCTGAACTGTCAGACTCCTCCACCTGTCTTTGAGTGTTACTTCAAAATAGAGGGGAAAGTAGAATTCACCCTTTCATCACCCTGTCAACAGACACTCACAGGAACACTACTGGTGAGGTGGACAGGTCAGAGTTCACCAGCTGAGGTCAAAATCCAATGTCAGTACAGTGCTAAAGGTTCACAGTTTAGATCCATATACAGTGAGCCGTCAACAGTCACAATTACGG ACCTTCCCCAGCTGACAGTGAGTTCTACAGTCATCAGAGAGACAGAATCAGTTCAGCTCAGTTGTGagactcctccatctctccctgtgtctcactgTTACTTCAacatagaggggggagagaatcCTCCAGACTCATCCTGTACTCAGACAATAACAGGAACTGAGCTGCTCAAGAGGTCTGGTCCAACATTTCCAGCTGTGGTCAAAGTGACGTGTTACTACACTGTATGGAAGTCTCACACATCTCCTTTTAGTGACCCTGTCTCAGTCACTGTTCAGG ATCCAAAACCAGACATTACAGTACATTTTGATGAGGACTTCAACATCATCTGTTTGATTCCTGGATCCGTCAGTCCTGACACTACCTGTAACCTGTATGTTGGAGAGGAGAGTCAGCCATCCTTCACAGCAAAGATCATGAAGAGAAAAGCCACCTCAGCATCCAAACAGTGGTTCTGTCAATTCACTCCAAAACATAGTGATCTGATCAGTCGTCTACAGTCAGTGAGGCGTAAGGAGGTGAGCTGTGACTACAGATTGAGCTCAGgaccaaactctctctctccacgcagTGATGGGTACAGCTTTACAG ATCTGGTGGGAGTTCACATCAGTGATTCAACAACTATACAGACACCTTCTATAGCAG TGAGTTTGACTCCAGGTCCTAGATCTACTTTGCCGCCCAGCACGACAGCGAGTCCTACAGAAG acaccacagtgaCACCATCTACCA GTTTGACCTCCCCTTTGACTCCGAGCAGGGCAGTGAATCCTTCATCAG ATCCAATGATGTGCTTTGCATCAGGGTCGACTGTTTGCTCTACTTTGACCACTGACACCCCAGCGAGTCCAACTGAAA GAGGTCAAAGCTCCACAGAAAGTGAAGTGGAATCAAACAGTCAAGAAAGCATTCTGT TGGGGCAATTATGGCAGGCAGCAGTGGGTGTGGCTTCTGGAATGGGCGTGTTCCTGGTAGGATTGAcagctgtctgtctctgcagGAGGACCA AGAAAACCAATTCTCAGAG acctacagccagacaggatgatcacagaCAAT ATGATTTGGTGTCTATGGGAGCGGTGAGCAGTGGAGTCATG gtGGATTCAGGAGATGCTGGAAACGATTCTCAGATCACTTCTGTACTGTCCATGTTCATGCCCTCAG gtcccgttgatgtggatacaCAGGCATTTGCAAATGAACAT TCTGATACGTACCACATATACAGCTCAATCCCCGACAGACCAGCATCCTCAGCCCAGTCTGATGGGCTGTACAGCCTTCTGCAGACACACTGA
- the LOC112244882 gene encoding cell wall protein DAN4 isoform X9, protein MILFIPDMAGRLFLLILLFDTFQFLKAKDPKPDITVHFDEDFNIICLIPGSVSPDTTCNLYVGEESQPSFTAKIMKRKATSASKQWFCQFTPKHSDLISRLQSVRRKEVSCDYRLSSGPNSLSPRSDGYSFTDLVGVHISDSTTIQTPSIAVSLTPGPRSTLPPSTTASPTEVSTVTCTFTPDTTVTPSTSLTSPLTPSRAVNPSSDPMMCFASGSTVCSTLTTDTPASPTERGQSSTESEVESNSQESILLGQLWQAAVGVASGMGVFLVGLTAVCLCRRTKKTNSQRPTARQDDHRQYDLVSMGAVSSGVMVDSGDAGNDSQITSVLSMFMPSGPVDVDTQAFANEHSDTYHIYSSIPDRPASSAQSDGLYSLLQTH, encoded by the exons ATGATATTGTTCATCCCTGATATGGCTGGTCGTCTGTTTTTGCTCATCCTCCTTTTCG ATACCTTCCAGTTCCTCAAAGCCAAAG ATCCAAAACCAGACATTACAGTACATTTTGATGAGGACTTCAACATCATCTGTTTGATTCCTGGATCCGTCAGTCCTGACACTACCTGTAACCTGTATGTTGGAGAGGAGAGTCAGCCATCCTTCACAGCAAAGATCATGAAGAGAAAAGCCACCTCAGCATCCAAACAGTGGTTCTGTCAATTCACTCCAAAACATAGTGATCTGATCAGTCGTCTACAGTCAGTGAGGCGTAAGGAGGTGAGCTGTGACTACAGATTGAGCTCAGgaccaaactctctctctccacgcagTGATGGGTACAGCTTTACAG ATCTGGTGGGAGTTCACATCAGTGATTCAACAACTATACAGACACCTTCTATAGCAG TGAGTTTGACTCCAGGTCCTAGATCTACTTTGCCGCCCAGCACGACAGCGAGTCCTACAGAAG TTTCAACTGTTACTTGTACTTTTaccccagacaccacagtgaCACCATCTACCA GTTTGACCTCCCCTTTGACTCCGAGCAGGGCAGTGAATCCTTCATCAG ATCCAATGATGTGCTTTGCATCAGGGTCGACTGTTTGCTCTACTTTGACCACTGACACCCCAGCGAGTCCAACTGAAA GAGGTCAAAGCTCCACAGAAAGTGAAGTGGAATCAAACAGTCAAGAAAGCATTCTGT TGGGGCAATTATGGCAGGCAGCAGTGGGTGTGGCTTCTGGAATGGGCGTGTTCCTGGTAGGATTGAcagctgtctgtctctgcagGAGGACCA AGAAAACCAATTCTCAGAG acctacagccagacaggatgatcacagaCAAT ATGATTTGGTGTCTATGGGAGCGGTGAGCAGTGGAGTCATG gtGGATTCAGGAGATGCTGGAAACGATTCTCAGATCACTTCTGTACTGTCCATGTTCATGCCCTCAG gtcccgttgatgtggatacaCAGGCATTTGCAAATGAACAT TCTGATACGTACCACATATACAGCTCAATCCCCGACAGACCAGCATCCTCAGCCCAGTCTGATGGGCTGTACAGCCTTCTGCAGACACACTGA
- the LOC112244882 gene encoding mucin-3A isoform X8 → MILFIPDMAGRLFLLILLFDTFQFLKAKDLPQPSLTVIPAVIKERDSVQLNCQTPPPVFECYFKIEGKVEFTLSSPCQQTLTGTLLVRWTGQSSPAEVKIQCQYSAKGSQFRSIYSEPSTVTITDLPQLTVSSTVIRETESVQLSCETPPSLPVSHCYFNIEGGENPPDSSCTQTITGTELLKRSGPTFPAVVKVTCYYTVWKSHTSPFSDPVSVTVQDPKPDITVHFDEDFNIICLIPGSVSPDTTCNLYVGEESQPSFTAKIMKRKATSASKQWFCQFTPKHSDLISRLQSVRRKEVSCDYRLSSGPNSLSPRSDGYSFTDLVGVHISDSTTIQTPSIAVSLTPGPRSTLPPSTTASPTEDTTVTPSTRSTVCSTLTTDTPASPTERGQSSTESEVESNSQESILLGQLWQAAVGVASGMGVFLVGLTAVCLCRRTKKTNSQRPTARQDDHRQYDLVSMGAVSSGVMVDSGDAGNDSQITSVLSMFMPSGPVDVDTQAFANEHSDTYHIYSSIPDRPASSAQSDGLYSLLQTH, encoded by the exons ATGATATTGTTCATCCCTGATATGGCTGGTCGTCTGTTTTTGCTCATCCTCCTTTTCG ATACCTTCCAGTTCCTCAAAGCCAAAG ATCTTCCTCAGCCCAGTCTAACAGTGATTCCTGCCGTCATCAAAGAGAGAGACTCAGTTCAGCTGAACTGTCAGACTCCTCCACCTGTCTTTGAGTGTTACTTCAAAATAGAGGGGAAAGTAGAATTCACCCTTTCATCACCCTGTCAACAGACACTCACAGGAACACTACTGGTGAGGTGGACAGGTCAGAGTTCACCAGCTGAGGTCAAAATCCAATGTCAGTACAGTGCTAAAGGTTCACAGTTTAGATCCATATACAGTGAGCCGTCAACAGTCACAATTACGG ACCTTCCCCAGCTGACAGTGAGTTCTACAGTCATCAGAGAGACAGAATCAGTTCAGCTCAGTTGTGagactcctccatctctccctgtgtctcactgTTACTTCAacatagaggggggagagaatcCTCCAGACTCATCCTGTACTCAGACAATAACAGGAACTGAGCTGCTCAAGAGGTCTGGTCCAACATTTCCAGCTGTGGTCAAAGTGACGTGTTACTACACTGTATGGAAGTCTCACACATCTCCTTTTAGTGACCCTGTCTCAGTCACTGTTCAGG ATCCAAAACCAGACATTACAGTACATTTTGATGAGGACTTCAACATCATCTGTTTGATTCCTGGATCCGTCAGTCCTGACACTACCTGTAACCTGTATGTTGGAGAGGAGAGTCAGCCATCCTTCACAGCAAAGATCATGAAGAGAAAAGCCACCTCAGCATCCAAACAGTGGTTCTGTCAATTCACTCCAAAACATAGTGATCTGATCAGTCGTCTACAGTCAGTGAGGCGTAAGGAGGTGAGCTGTGACTACAGATTGAGCTCAGgaccaaactctctctctccacgcagTGATGGGTACAGCTTTACAG ATCTGGTGGGAGTTCACATCAGTGATTCAACAACTATACAGACACCTTCTATAGCAG TGAGTTTGACTCCAGGTCCTAGATCTACTTTGCCGCCCAGCACGACAGCGAGTCCTACAGAAG acaccacagtgaCACCATCTACCA GGTCGACTGTTTGCTCTACTTTGACCACTGACACCCCAGCGAGTCCAACTGAAA GAGGTCAAAGCTCCACAGAAAGTGAAGTGGAATCAAACAGTCAAGAAAGCATTCTGT TGGGGCAATTATGGCAGGCAGCAGTGGGTGTGGCTTCTGGAATGGGCGTGTTCCTGGTAGGATTGAcagctgtctgtctctgcagGAGGACCA AGAAAACCAATTCTCAGAG acctacagccagacaggatgatcacagaCAAT ATGATTTGGTGTCTATGGGAGCGGTGAGCAGTGGAGTCATG gtGGATTCAGGAGATGCTGGAAACGATTCTCAGATCACTTCTGTACTGTCCATGTTCATGCCCTCAG gtcccgttgatgtggatacaCAGGCATTTGCAAATGAACAT TCTGATACGTACCACATATACAGCTCAATCCCCGACAGACCAGCATCCTCAGCCCAGTCTGATGGGCTGTACAGCCTTCTGCAGACACACTGA